Within the Peromyscus maniculatus bairdii isolate BWxNUB_F1_BW_parent chromosome 2, HU_Pman_BW_mat_3.1, whole genome shotgun sequence genome, the region TTTTTGTTAGCCTAGtactatataaatatagataAGTTATTAGTTTGCCCAGAAAGAGAATACATTTCTTAACAGACAACTTGCCATTTGATGGGTGTATTCAAGGAGCTTGATTGGGGTTAGAAACACAATGGAGCTTTTATTGTCCAATTAGGAGGCTGATGCATATGCCAGGAAGTAAGTTCTTGAGTCTGACTCCTATCAGGAGTCAACAGTTTCCAAAGAGAGTGGTacaagtgtatttttaaaaaattctatgaaTTTAAAATTGTGGACTGAAGTACACAGGATAAGcaaatttgagatttttctagaaCGTGAAATAACTGGCATgtatttcttctcctcctctcttccataGGTTAACCTCAGAGCCACAGATGTGAGGCTCATGCGCCAGTTGCTCCTCATCAATGAGAGCATCGAGTCCATCAAGTGGATGATTGAGGAAAAGGCCACCATCACCAGCCGAGGCAGCAGTCTCAGTGGCAGCCTGTGCAGTCTGCTGGAGAGTCAGGATACCTCCTTACATGGCAGCTATAACAGCCTCCAAGATGGAAGTGACGGGCTGGATGGCATCTCTGTGGGGAGCTATCTGGACACTCTGGCAGATGATGTACCGGGCCATCAGACCCCTTCGGACTTGGATCAGTTCAGTGACAGCTCCATCATAGAGGACTCCCAGGCTCTGCACAAGCATCCCAAGTTGGATTCTGAGTACTACTGCTTTGGCTAATGACCCAGTTTTTTGCATGGGACTGGTGTGCAATTAACTTGTATGTATCCTTCTTCTCTGCTGCTATATTTTTGGTGTGATTTATTTTAATAAGGCAACCTTTTTAAAGAAGCTTATTTTTAAACTGCTTAATGATATTTCTTTTGCTCCTAATATTTCTCATCTAgactgatttatttttctctgttacatttttattttatttattataataagcTTCCTCCCCTCTTTGATAGTAGCACAGACAAGTAGAGGGGAAAGAATAAGCAATAATTGTTTCCGcttatgttttcagagcaaggggtcAGGGATTATAAGGAAAACTTTGCTAAATTTTACAATAAACCAAAGTCTGATAACTTCCTTTTTGTTGCTTGTGTTCTTAAGTGATTTGATATTTCTATGTGCCAGAAGATATGAAGACATTTTACTGTTTGTATCATaagttgaagaaaatatttggatCAAGTTAGACATTAATTCAAAGGCAGGACATGTTAGTGCATAGTGAGAAGCACTCCTGGTCACATTCATCAACATGATTAACATTTGAAAGACTAACTACGTAGACTTGATTAAGTCCACTCTGGTGTTAACATTGTAGATTACCATTTTATAATCAATGAGTTAACTCAAATCTTAAGTTTATTTGAGTTACAATATGTATTACACTACTAGATTTCAAAGAAGAATGGGCAGCAGTTTTCAAGATGAGTATAGGCACAGACAGATTTCCCTGAGTGGCTTAAAGAGAGATGGGAAGGCTGAACGAGAAGTGAGTCTGATCTTAGGCAGGACCATGTTTGTTGGTAGACACACAGTGAGGGGCACCATCTCAGTGTCATAGATGGTGGAGCTAGATAGGCACATGAGAAACCTTCCACAGGACAAAGATGATTACAACCTTTATAGGGACAGAAATGACTACCACATGTGTATCAAGGTCCGTCTCAAAGTCCTCTCCCTTCAGGAGTTGCCTTGCCTGGTTGCAAAGAAGCTGAGAAGTATAGCATTCCAACAGGAAACTATTAAAAATGCCCTACATTTAAAGATAGTTTgagatttattaatattttcttgtaTATATTTTGACATGCTAGTAGAAGGTATAAACAGCTcaacatgttattttttttttcatcctgggatggaaaaatattttctgaaatgatacctggatatatttttatttgtgtaatgAATTAAAACATCTGGTTTTCcttttgatgtttatttattttttttactttatatgtgtgggtttggtgtggtatgtgtacatGGATACCTGTGCCTGTGGTGGTCAGCTATGTTAGGTGCTCTGGAGTTGGAAATACAGGCAACTGTGACCcatctaacatgggtgctggaaatcaaattcTGGTCCACTAAATGAGCAGCCCAAgttcttaatagctgagccatctctgtaccCCAGTTAATTTTGATGTTGTGTTATTATTCCTATACATACTATTTGtatacatattattatttttatacattttttctttatgatttctaGTGAGGTAGATTTATTAAGATTTCAAAGTATCCTAAGAAATAATACATGTTTGTGCACTAAACATTTGACAACATAAGTCAACAAGACCTTGCATTGCAACCAAGGAATGTCTCTATTcaagaaatattttctctctgtacATGCTCATTGTATACTTGTCAAATTTATCGTTTCTTTCTAAGACATATCACTCAATTTCCAATTCAAGTCTGCCAGGTCTTATATTTTGCACTATAAAATTTTTCCCATGTAATGCTTATAGTATCATCACAGCAGTCTCAGGATGTGAGGACCAATGCCAATTTAcatttaggaaactgaggcacatagAATATAAGTGATGaaagggggcatcagattcccccagTATCAAGCCTAGGGCTTGAACTGAGCTGAGGTCTCTGCTGCTCTTAAAAACTACACTCACTAACAATCTCTCCCTTTACTTTTACTGTTTGTTGACATTAGGTAATAAAATGGAGATGAGAGAGCCAATATAAGCccacaattataaaaatgtaaccaaccgttttccAGAATGAATGCATAAAAGTCTCTTTTTCAACAATGAGTTCCTGTTACCAATCTCTGATCCTGAGCTTTTGATATTTGGTCTTTGTTAGCACCATGAGGAAGTGggctaaaaaaattaaagtaacaaTGTTTTCCAAACCATTCTGCCTACACTGAGTTTGCCACAGAAATTGGAATGTGCCTGAGTTATGTTAGTctatttttatgaatttgttaGTCTTTTAATAAAAGTGAAATAGTTGAACAAAACAATTCAGACAAGCCAATACTGATATGGTTTTGGTATTACTCTCCACTGCATGAGGTCAGAGTTTAGAATTCTAAATATCCTTTAATGCTCAGAGGTGCAGCATAGACTCCTTGCGGTTGGCTGGATTATAAGACATTTGGATCACCACTAACAACTTCACTTAAAGCATTTGCTCCCACAACTCCATCAAAATACAGTCATATCCatgataataaaacaaatgacagtttgGAGATACCGAACCTACTAACATATCAGCAGTAGTTcacacatttccccccttttttttgaagTCTCTCTTTGCCTGGACCCAGAATGctactttctcccttttctacGCTGCCTGCTTCTTCAGACTCCATTGCTGTTAacccttcttctcttttcctggtcTCCAAACCCCAGGGCGCTGGGCTATTCTTTTCAGAGATCCCTCTGGGAGTTTTATTCAACACCACAGTTTTACATGACCTCTACATGCTGAGATTTCTAAACAGACACCACATTCCACAATCTCTTTCTAGAACTCTACTTTTCCATGTCCATCTGCCTGCATAGGTTTTATACTTAATTTCTGATACGTAATTCATTCTGAACATATCCAGAAACTTTCACAATCTTCCCAAGTTAAGTAAGTCGTACTTCCTTCTTGCCAAATTCTCAGCGAAAATTCTCAGCCCAAATCCTTCTAGTCAATCTTAGTTACTCTCTTTCCTCACACAGGATCCAAACTGTATAAGCTCCATCTAGACACCTGGTGTCTAATCAAAATTCTTCCCAATGACTGTAAAATACTATGCACTGAGGCCATGCCGCTCTTCTGTTCCCTGACCTCATCTTTTCAGAGCTTATCTTTCATTACAAAACCTCACAGGCATCACTTTTCTTCTCTAAAGagtttcaaaatatatttcaatctCAGAATCTTTGtacttttcaattctttttttttttattgtgggcATCTTCTTCTACTTCTATAGTTCCCTGTGGTCTCTGATCAAATGGCCCTTTTCATAAAAGGGCCTCTTCTGTAGCAGTCCAGAACACTTTGCATTTCTTACTCATAGTCCTTCCTATCacacaattttcatttttgtgtgcatTCTTTGCTTTTCTAAACCAAAGATGAGGATTATGAGAACATGAATGATATTTTATtcactgccatgtttcccaccaccTACAAGAGTGTCTTTCACATAGTagatactcaataaatacttTAATTGAAGCACTTTTACATGTTTGCTTGTTGTGTTCTGGAAGCACCACACAATAACAATGCTCTGTTGGAGtgatgaaaagataaataaaatgtaacactGCCATCAATGAGACCACCCATCTATTATGTTTCTCTGCAGTGA harbors:
- the Lurap1l gene encoding leucine rich adaptor protein 1-like, with the translated sequence MEDGPLPDLRDIELKLGRKVPESLARSLRGEEQAPREGAADPSGVGGSCSSSSSCSSFAPSVSSSSSSSPASGSPRRSHPSALERLETKLHVLRQEMVNLRATDVRLMRQLLLINESIESIKWMIEEKATITSRGSSLSGSLCSLLESQDTSLHGSYNSLQDGSDGLDGISVGSYLDTLADDVPGHQTPSDLDQFSDSSIIEDSQALHKHPKLDSEYYCFG